From a single Granulicella aggregans genomic region:
- a CDS encoding beta-1,3-glucanase family protein, translating into MKELRISVVVIPRFSVIEVAGALLLLVVSMCSIAMAQQVESSLPLSQRMTIDLAAGVPEYIANAASASNAPQSNWWFENTANETAYSTQGFAESSDSSAKWQQVGLPYDANIPRTFINQTSGGGQGSLTGNDNWYRLHFKVDPKLAARKFMLEIEGSHTGVQIYVNGTLLPGISAVAADAKATHVIGFVPVAVDLTPYLHADGMTDNVIAIDVSRGSTWFEQPNFSGAFRFGQAMAGLFRNVKMFVTNQVHIPINVYSNQKTWGTYVGTVSIVPAADATATAASAIVEVQTNVLNESATTQQVTLTTQVVDANGDVVVTAPPITQPVAPMTSASFPSTAQAMFQQQITVPNPTLWYPNNSTFGKPYMYKVYHIVSVNGTVVDSAQSPLGIRTITWDNNLPYFNGHATYLWGASGRYDYPALGSSVPDEQVWRDMAQFAASGGNVWRPGHSTSSEEFVEAADAYGVMIDQPSGDGEGSFTNPSADDTTLKTEIHRDMIIRDRSHPSILDWEEDNGGNNISLVNTLYTLEAEWDNINPRQQATRAYLPAYADFVGLQECDGAGCESGIKNSNPTKPAFGAEYWDNIGTGRGLAYDNELAFAAPYLNDWRQGRVNNAYGMAQWYFADTPGEVSLWSEYQNIVDNRIDPTTGQKVDRSNYVRSLGYSMVDQNRFPKLLYYIYQANWVPFSIKPVVALAHHWNRAYEYTQGTPIQENAFSNCPAVRLLINGVNKDPLTGATLADQTPNPWTVQSENDLTQNTTVMPGQVHWMVNWAAGTVTAECIDNSGNVVTSATDSRTTAGAENKIVLKAVSGLVKPDGTSFQWTSNGSDAAFVVAEVEDAQGNIVPTAADNVTFSVTGPAQYMGGTEQVVASPLFTSYYQDAFSEANSNVINGVPYAFFHSPGDPELNFEGGLTKIALRSTFTPGTVTVTATAPGLTSGSVQLTSVAPAPPVQSQPPAIIVPPMSQSVTAGFPATFTVAASGSGSLNYQWYAGNTPIAGATSTSYTTPATTTANNNETFMVTITSASGFGAVTSNPVTLSVVAPANTVITTQPASQSAVVGQTATLTVVASGSPTLNYAWYEDNTQVANGPQNTFTTPVLTAAGTHTFYVIVSNPLNKVQSANAVLTVNAATPVSFLTQPASQIAATNQPVQLTATVAGSAPYTYQWQFTPQGGQTSILEANTQLSNSISYVIPAMSAANVGTYTVTVNNAANVPVTSAAAKVTLAPPGNNLALGKLATSSSTQNACTDATTAPPYTGAGCLGAENAVDGNLSSRWGSATAGAPPTPAIAGVDPSWLQVDLGSVQPFNTVVITWEAAYAAQYQIQYTSADPATNPVWSVATTNNSGAGGAETLTFPTVQARYVRMLGKVRGGNYGYSMWEFQVYNIPQLGASTERYSVSASNPALIVDNLLGLTWTSTVKTNPVIGSQFTGVDAAAYCSSIGMRLPTQAEALDISGINNSSKAFPGAWNTWTSTVDPNNASQTAIVGFDGSVEEKVTNNWPGETLCTMGTSSAQAAAIQTQPLATNAAVGQSAMFTVAATGKPSPSYQWLENGNVIPGATSATYITQPVATTDSGSTFSVIVQNGERTNTSTPVKLTVGGSTGGGATAPVITSQPSSQTVTVGTVATFRVVATGTGTLSFQWRRNGVAIAGATANAYTTAATVASDNGAQFSVVVSANGLSTTSGTAVLTVGASGSTDGGGNDVVAIDAGSPTAVGSFAVDTMCANGSEFDPGQAITIPTGIASIAAPEKVYESACQGNQTFVIGGLVSGSSYTVVLHFAELYFTTAGSRQFNVVINGSPVAGLQNFDIFAAAGNARFTAVVKSIANVTAINGQIMIAFTRGAADQPMFNGIEIQGGTAATTPVTSGIAIDAGSPTAIGGYSADTMCTAGSEFDPGQRITIPAAIASSAAPEQVYESACQGNQTFTIGGLVTGNSYTVVLHFAELYFTTAGSRQFNVAINGSPVAALQNFDIFAAAGNARFTAVVKSIANVTAVNGQIVIAFTRGAADQPMFNGIQVLGTTAAPPTPTAPTITAQPKSVTVSAGTSATFSVTAGGTGPFTYQWMKSGISISEATSATYTTPLTSTTDNGSSFTVTVKNSGGSTLSSAAILTVTTATAPTITLPPVSQTVTIGRPAVFTTVATGSGTLTYQWSKNGTPIAGATSATYTTLGTTATDNAATFTVVASSGGVASAPSAKAVLTVNTANPSTVTYPGVIGTDLNNNTNGAYSDSQIYVEVLGNNPANGNALSWVGADGSVHAASVADNTAANHLTGPDGKSYPAYSFTLAQSKLLKLPALSSGRVYISLGAPMYMPIMPAPVGAPLGYAGANPQNATDPNLKTHYDWYEFTTGLNSDGTPNIYINTTQVDQFGLPLLLDVWDASPEINVGGVVTNHGQTGINESVAALDAEYAAQTPAAFHVNPVSNLRIPAPAKDTFAAGGANDTYFDSYVNSVWSYFATNTLTISLNNGSREFVGNTNATQFQFVEKNLNNGAYVGGNYIVGKPTTPEILACDGVFNNDGNNGNGGPQAGGTLAIEVQLCAAFNRHVVETPAQWSVPADFYLAAPANYYAQFWHNHSVAGLAYGFPYDDASGFSSTIQSSHTQHMAFGIGW; encoded by the coding sequence ATGAAAGAACTTCGCATAAGCGTAGTGGTCATACCCAGGTTTAGCGTGATTGAGGTGGCCGGCGCTCTGCTGCTACTCGTCGTCTCGATGTGTTCGATAGCCATGGCGCAGCAAGTGGAATCTTCGCTGCCGCTCTCGCAGCGGATGACAATCGACCTGGCCGCAGGCGTGCCGGAGTACATCGCGAACGCCGCGTCGGCCTCCAATGCGCCTCAGAGCAACTGGTGGTTTGAGAACACGGCGAACGAGACGGCCTACTCGACCCAGGGCTTTGCGGAGAGCAGCGACTCGAGCGCCAAGTGGCAGCAGGTCGGTCTGCCCTACGACGCGAACATCCCGAGGACGTTCATCAACCAGACCTCCGGCGGCGGGCAGGGTTCTCTGACTGGCAACGACAATTGGTACCGGCTTCACTTCAAGGTCGACCCGAAGCTCGCCGCGCGCAAGTTCATGCTGGAGATTGAAGGTTCACACACCGGCGTGCAGATTTACGTTAACGGAACCCTGCTACCCGGTATCAGCGCGGTGGCTGCCGACGCGAAGGCGACGCACGTGATCGGATTCGTGCCGGTCGCCGTGGATCTCACACCGTATCTGCATGCTGACGGGATGACGGATAACGTGATCGCCATCGATGTGTCGCGAGGCAGCACGTGGTTCGAGCAGCCCAACTTCTCCGGTGCATTCCGGTTCGGCCAGGCCATGGCGGGATTGTTTCGCAATGTGAAGATGTTCGTGACGAACCAGGTCCATATTCCGATCAATGTCTACTCCAACCAGAAGACCTGGGGCACGTATGTAGGGACGGTCTCGATCGTTCCCGCAGCCGATGCGACTGCGACAGCCGCTTCAGCGATTGTCGAGGTCCAGACCAATGTCCTGAATGAGTCGGCGACGACGCAGCAGGTCACTTTGACGACGCAGGTTGTCGATGCGAACGGCGACGTCGTGGTGACGGCCCCGCCCATCACGCAGCCCGTCGCTCCGATGACCTCCGCCAGCTTTCCTTCGACGGCGCAGGCGATGTTTCAGCAGCAGATTACGGTGCCGAACCCAACGCTGTGGTATCCGAACAACTCGACCTTCGGCAAGCCTTATATGTACAAGGTCTACCACATCGTCAGCGTCAATGGGACAGTGGTCGACTCAGCGCAGAGCCCGCTTGGAATCCGCACGATCACGTGGGATAACAACCTGCCCTACTTCAACGGTCACGCCACGTACCTATGGGGTGCTTCCGGTCGTTATGACTATCCGGCGCTGGGTTCGTCGGTTCCGGATGAGCAGGTCTGGCGCGACATGGCGCAATTTGCTGCCAGCGGAGGCAACGTCTGGAGGCCGGGCCATTCGACCAGTAGCGAAGAGTTTGTCGAAGCAGCTGATGCATACGGAGTCATGATCGACCAGCCGAGTGGTGATGGCGAAGGCAGCTTCACCAATCCTTCAGCGGACGATACAACGCTGAAGACCGAGATCCATCGCGACATGATCATCCGCGACCGCAGCCATCCTTCGATCCTTGATTGGGAAGAAGACAATGGCGGCAACAACATCAGCCTTGTGAACACGCTTTATACGCTTGAAGCGGAGTGGGACAACATCAATCCGCGTCAGCAGGCGACGCGGGCCTACTTGCCCGCCTACGCAGACTTTGTCGGACTGCAGGAGTGCGATGGCGCGGGCTGTGAGTCTGGCATCAAGAATAGTAATCCCACAAAGCCCGCGTTTGGTGCGGAGTACTGGGACAACATCGGCACGGGGCGAGGCCTCGCCTACGACAACGAGTTGGCGTTTGCCGCGCCTTATCTGAATGACTGGCGTCAAGGCCGCGTGAACAACGCCTATGGCATGGCGCAGTGGTACTTTGCCGATACACCGGGCGAGGTAAGCCTGTGGTCTGAGTATCAGAACATCGTCGACAACAGGATCGATCCGACGACCGGGCAGAAGGTCGACAGGTCGAACTACGTTCGTTCGCTCGGATACTCGATGGTCGACCAGAACCGGTTCCCGAAGCTGCTGTATTACATCTACCAGGCAAACTGGGTCCCTTTTTCGATCAAGCCGGTGGTCGCCTTGGCGCACCACTGGAACCGCGCCTATGAGTACACACAGGGCACGCCGATCCAGGAGAACGCCTTCAGCAACTGCCCCGCCGTGCGGCTGCTCATCAACGGAGTGAACAAGGACCCGCTGACCGGCGCAACGCTCGCAGACCAGACACCCAACCCATGGACGGTGCAGTCGGAGAATGACCTGACACAGAACACTACGGTGATGCCGGGCCAGGTGCACTGGATGGTGAACTGGGCCGCGGGCACGGTAACCGCCGAGTGCATCGACAACAGCGGCAACGTGGTAACAAGCGCGACTGACTCGCGAACGACTGCGGGTGCGGAGAACAAGATCGTGCTCAAGGCGGTCTCCGGGTTAGTGAAGCCGGACGGAACCAGCTTCCAATGGACGTCGAATGGATCGGATGCTGCCTTTGTGGTGGCTGAGGTTGAGGACGCACAGGGCAACATCGTGCCAACGGCCGCCGATAACGTGACCTTCTCGGTAACAGGACCCGCGCAATACATGGGCGGCACGGAGCAGGTCGTCGCGAGTCCTTTGTTCACGAGCTATTACCAGGACGCGTTTTCGGAGGCGAACAGCAACGTCATCAATGGCGTGCCGTATGCCTTCTTTCACTCGCCGGGCGATCCTGAACTGAACTTCGAAGGAGGCCTGACGAAGATCGCGCTTCGCAGTACCTTCACGCCCGGAACAGTCACCGTGACGGCTACAGCACCCGGCCTGACGAGCGGAAGCGTTCAGCTGACCTCCGTGGCGCCCGCACCTCCAGTGCAATCGCAGCCACCGGCGATCATTGTGCCGCCGATGAGTCAGTCGGTAACGGCGGGTTTCCCGGCGACCTTTACTGTCGCGGCCAGTGGTTCTGGATCATTGAACTATCAGTGGTACGCGGGCAACACCCCCATTGCGGGCGCGACCTCGACGAGCTACACCACGCCTGCAACCACAACCGCGAACAACAATGAGACGTTCATGGTGACGATCACCAGTGCGAGCGGGTTTGGTGCGGTCACATCGAATCCCGTGACGCTCAGTGTTGTTGCGCCGGCCAACACGGTCATCACAACTCAACCAGCCTCGCAGTCTGCCGTCGTAGGACAGACGGCGACGCTGACCGTGGTTGCCTCGGGCTCTCCGACCCTGAACTACGCGTGGTACGAGGACAACACGCAGGTAGCGAATGGCCCGCAGAACACCTTCACGACGCCAGTGCTTACAGCGGCCGGAACGCACACGTTCTACGTGATCGTGAGCAACCCGCTGAATAAGGTGCAGTCGGCGAACGCAGTCCTTACGGTCAACGCCGCAACGCCCGTGAGCTTCCTTACCCAGCCTGCGAGCCAGATCGCCGCAACGAATCAACCGGTGCAACTGACAGCGACCGTGGCTGGCTCCGCTCCCTACACCTACCAGTGGCAGTTCACGCCGCAGGGCGGGCAGACGTCAATCCTCGAAGCGAACACGCAGCTCTCGAACTCGATCTCCTACGTAATTCCGGCTATGAGCGCGGCCAACGTAGGAACGTACACCGTCACGGTGAACAATGCAGCGAACGTTCCTGTTACGAGCGCAGCCGCGAAGGTTACGCTGGCTCCTCCAGGGAACAACCTCGCGCTCGGCAAGCTGGCCACTTCAAGCAGCACACAGAACGCCTGCACCGATGCGACCACTGCGCCACCATATACCGGCGCAGGCTGCCTGGGCGCGGAGAACGCCGTGGATGGCAATCTCAGCAGCCGTTGGGGTTCGGCCACCGCAGGCGCGCCGCCAACACCGGCAATAGCGGGCGTCGATCCGTCATGGCTACAGGTGGACCTTGGTTCGGTACAGCCGTTCAACACGGTCGTCATTACGTGGGAGGCGGCCTACGCGGCCCAGTACCAGATCCAGTACACCAGCGCCGACCCCGCAACCAACCCAGTATGGAGCGTTGCCACAACCAATAACTCGGGCGCAGGCGGAGCCGAGACGCTTACCTTCCCGACGGTACAGGCTCGCTACGTTCGGATGCTTGGCAAGGTGCGAGGCGGCAACTACGGCTACTCGATGTGGGAGTTCCAGGTCTACAACATCCCTCAGCTTGGGGCGTCGACAGAGCGTTATAGCGTCAGCGCCAGCAACCCGGCGTTGATCGTCGATAACCTGCTTGGCCTTACCTGGACGAGCACAGTCAAGACCAACCCGGTGATCGGTTCGCAGTTCACGGGAGTCGACGCGGCGGCATATTGCTCGAGCATCGGCATGAGGCTTCCAACCCAGGCCGAGGCGCTCGACATCAGCGGCATCAATAATTCGTCGAAGGCGTTCCCAGGCGCATGGAATACCTGGACTTCGACGGTCGATCCGAACAATGCAAGCCAAACTGCGATCGTAGGATTCGACGGCAGCGTGGAAGAGAAGGTGACGAACAACTGGCCCGGCGAGACGCTCTGCACCATGGGCACATCGTCGGCACAGGCTGCAGCGATCCAGACACAACCTCTAGCCACGAATGCTGCGGTTGGGCAATCGGCCATGTTCACGGTGGCTGCGACAGGGAAGCCGTCGCCAAGCTACCAATGGCTGGAGAATGGCAACGTCATTCCCGGTGCGACCTCCGCAACCTACATCACGCAGCCAGTTGCAACGACAGACAGCGGCTCAACTTTCAGTGTGATCGTGCAGAACGGCGAGCGCACCAACACCAGCACCCCAGTAAAGCTAACGGTCGGAGGCAGCACCGGTGGTGGAGCGACCGCACCGGTCATCACATCCCAGCCATCCAGCCAGACGGTGACGGTCGGTACGGTCGCGACCTTCCGTGTCGTTGCCACAGGAACCGGAACGCTGAGCTTCCAGTGGCGGAGGAACGGCGTGGCGATTGCAGGAGCCACGGCCAATGCCTACACAACGGCGGCAACGGTGGCGTCAGACAACGGAGCGCAGTTCAGCGTGGTTGTGAGCGCTAACGGCTTGTCTACGACCAGCGGCACAGCGGTGCTCACCGTCGGTGCAAGCGGCAGCACAGACGGCGGAGGCAACGATGTGGTTGCTATCGACGCCGGCAGCCCCACAGCAGTCGGTAGCTTCGCGGTCGATACGATGTGCGCCAACGGTTCGGAGTTCGACCCGGGCCAGGCAATCACGATACCCACCGGAATCGCATCGATTGCGGCACCGGAGAAGGTGTATGAGAGCGCCTGCCAGGGCAACCAGACGTTTGTTATCGGCGGCCTCGTCTCAGGCAGCAGCTACACCGTTGTGTTGCACTTCGCGGAGCTGTACTTCACGACCGCGGGCTCCAGGCAGTTCAACGTAGTCATCAATGGATCTCCGGTCGCAGGGCTACAGAACTTCGATATCTTTGCCGCCGCCGGCAACGCGAGGTTCACTGCTGTAGTGAAGTCAATCGCCAACGTTACGGCCATCAACGGGCAGATCATGATTGCCTTTACAAGAGGAGCTGCGGACCAACCGATGTTCAACGGCATCGAGATACAGGGCGGAACGGCGGCGACCACGCCTGTCACCTCCGGTATTGCCATCGACGCCGGAAGTCCAACGGCCATAGGAGGCTATTCCGCAGACACGATGTGTACTGCTGGCTCAGAGTTCGATCCTGGCCAGAGGATCACAATTCCCGCTGCCATCGCATCGAGCGCAGCTCCAGAGCAGGTCTATGAGAGCGCCTGCCAGGGCAACCAGACCTTCACCATCGGAGGGCTGGTTACGGGCAACAGCTACACTGTGGTGCTCCACTTCGCGGAGCTGTACTTCACGACCGCAGGCTCGAGGCAGTTCAACGTAGCCATCAATGGATCTCCGGTCGCGGCGCTGCAGAACTTCGATATCTTTGCTGCAGCGGGCAATGCGAGATTCACCGCAGTGGTGAAGTCGATCGCCAACGTGACAGCGGTCAATGGCCAGATTGTGATCGCCTTTACCAGAGGCGCGGCTGATCAACCGATGTTCAACGGCATTCAGGTCCTGGGTACTACGGCAGCACCTCCGACTCCAACCGCACCCACGATTACCGCGCAGCCGAAGAGTGTGACCGTCTCTGCGGGAACAAGTGCGACCTTCTCGGTCACGGCAGGTGGAACAGGGCCATTCACCTACCAGTGGATGAAGAGTGGTATCTCCATCTCCGAAGCAACCAGCGCCACCTACACGACGCCACTAACGTCCACCACGGACAACGGCAGTTCGTTCACCGTTACCGTCAAGAACAGTGGAGGCTCAACACTGTCGAGCGCAGCGATATTGACAGTGACTACGGCAACCGCACCGACGATCACCTTGCCACCCGTAAGCCAGACGGTAACAATCGGCCGACCAGCCGTGTTCACGACGGTCGCTACGGGCTCAGGGACACTCACCTATCAATGGTCGAAGAACGGCACGCCGATCGCTGGCGCGACGAGCGCCACCTACACTACGCTGGGAACGACGGCCACGGACAACGCCGCCACCTTCACTGTGGTTGCCTCAAGTGGTGGCGTCGCGTCCGCGCCGTCGGCGAAGGCTGTCCTGACGGTGAACACCGCCAATCCTTCGACGGTTACCTATCCCGGAGTGATTGGGACTGATCTGAACAACAATACGAATGGAGCATACTCCGACAGCCAGATCTACGTTGAGGTCCTCGGGAACAATCCCGCAAACGGGAATGCGCTCTCGTGGGTGGGCGCCGATGGGAGCGTTCATGCGGCGAGTGTTGCCGACAATACGGCGGCAAACCACTTGACTGGACCCGACGGCAAGAGCTATCCCGCCTATTCGTTCACACTGGCGCAAAGCAAGCTGCTGAAGCTGCCCGCTCTGAGTTCTGGCCGCGTCTACATCTCACTGGGCGCCCCGATGTATATGCCGATCATGCCCGCTCCGGTAGGAGCGCCTCTCGGATACGCCGGGGCAAATCCGCAGAATGCTACCGATCCAAACCTCAAGACGCACTACGACTGGTATGAGTTCACAACCGGACTGAACTCGGATGGGACACCGAACATCTACATCAACACGACGCAGGTCGACCAGTTTGGCTTGCCTTTGTTGCTGGATGTCTGGGATGCGTCGCCGGAGATCAATGTAGGCGGTGTTGTTACCAACCACGGACAGACCGGCATCAATGAGTCCGTAGCCGCGCTCGATGCAGAGTACGCAGCGCAGACTCCGGCGGCATTCCACGTCAACCCGGTGTCGAACCTGCGAATTCCCGCCCCCGCGAAGGACACCTTTGCCGCGGGAGGGGCAAACGATACGTACTTCGATAGCTATGTCAACTCCGTATGGAGCTACTTCGCGACGAACACCCTGACCATTTCGCTGAACAATGGCAGCCGTGAATTTGTGGGCAACACAAACGCCACGCAGTTCCAGTTTGTAGAGAAGAACCTGAACAACGGAGCGTATGTAGGAGGCAACTACATCGTCGGCAAGCCAACCACACCGGAGATCCTCGCGTGTGATGGCGTGTTCAACAACGATGGCAACAACGGCAACGGTGGTCCACAGGCAGGCGGAACGCTGGCCATCGAGGTGCAACTCTGCGCGGCGTTCAATCGTCACGTGGTCGAGACCCCGGCCCAGTGGAGCGTGCCCGCGGACTTCTACCTTGCCGCGCCTGCAAACTACTACGCGCAGTTCTGGCATAACCACAGCGTCGCGGGACTCGCATACGGCTTCCCCTACGACGATGCGAGCGGCTTCAGCTCCACGATCCAGTCATCGCATACGCAGCACATGGCGTTTGGCATTGGCTGGTGA
- a CDS encoding glycosyltransferase family protein yields MSRCANVFAYAVTGNTHIDQVNTSLRFLKRFTRQEVVVVAARYDNTIEHDQVIRVDVPEEFDNHQASIVLKTGLHRIVNVGERICCYIDSDVVAVHEGVQRIFQRKRGPVTFAADHTRLSKFSRFAVRCSCTSGSCDHLREAIASKFGVVVSDQNWQHWNGGVFLFDSESTDFLDTWHSSTLSIFKDPKWKTRDQGTLVATVWKFGLQDQLTLAPKYNYIVDGMRGLSDAMRKEATPSSYRYDETYSLDPDSARLHPYLLHFVNGTGQPGWRNWDEAEARLYTA; encoded by the coding sequence ATGAGTCGATGCGCGAATGTATTTGCTTATGCTGTGACTGGAAACACCCACATCGACCAGGTCAACACTTCGCTGCGATTCCTCAAGAGATTTACGAGGCAGGAAGTGGTCGTGGTGGCCGCGCGCTACGACAACACAATTGAACACGACCAGGTCATACGCGTCGATGTCCCGGAAGAGTTTGACAATCATCAGGCGAGCATCGTGCTCAAGACTGGCTTGCACAGGATCGTCAATGTCGGCGAGCGCATCTGCTGTTACATCGATAGCGACGTAGTCGCCGTTCACGAGGGCGTGCAAAGAATCTTTCAACGCAAGAGAGGACCGGTCACCTTCGCTGCCGATCACACTCGTCTTTCGAAGTTCAGCCGATTCGCCGTGCGGTGTTCCTGCACAAGCGGAAGCTGCGATCATCTGCGAGAGGCGATCGCCTCAAAATTTGGGGTGGTTGTCTCCGATCAGAACTGGCAGCACTGGAATGGTGGTGTCTTTCTGTTCGATTCGGAGTCCACCGATTTTCTCGACACATGGCACAGCTCCACCCTCTCGATCTTCAAAGATCCCAAGTGGAAGACTCGCGATCAGGGGACTCTGGTCGCGACGGTCTGGAAGTTCGGTCTCCAGGACCAGTTGACGCTAGCCCCGAAGTATAACTACATCGTGGATGGCATGCGCGGCCTTTCGGATGCGATGCGCAAGGAAGCGACTCCCTCTTCCTACCGTTATGACGAAACTTACTCGCTTGATCCCGACTCAGCGCGGTTGCACCCTTATCTTCTGCACTTCGTCAATGGCACCGGACAACCCGGTTGGCGCAACTGGGATGAAGCAGAGGCCCGCTTGTATACCGCATGA
- a CDS encoding radical SAM protein: protein MDQETISAFDATRNLSNQAFLSGCYAPYTSLYFDTSGDVRVCCHNWSNIVGNVTRNSLDEIWKGTAIAAIRSAVKRLDFKRGCQFCEWHLSTRQFLHAPITKWDKFTVTSETPEWPKLMEFSISNQCNLECVMCDGKSSSAIRQRREKLPPIPRVYGDKFFEELRSYLPHLQQAKFLGGEPFLQTECFRVWEMLLEERIRLPVTVTTNGTHYNSQVERVLDSMPVGIVVSLDAMSKETYEDIRVNADHGKVMENVRRFRSYSRLNKTTFGLTYCLMRRNWQEFADFCVFCEQMECVVWVNIVRRPPHLSLYTLDADDLSQIVDIMEKQGHMLKLAMGGNYPVWENEIDRLRKRCLGVIPPNVQVIQGAAIQ from the coding sequence ATGGACCAGGAAACCATCTCGGCGTTCGATGCGACACGAAACCTCTCCAACCAGGCGTTTCTTTCCGGATGCTATGCCCCGTATACGTCGCTCTACTTCGATACCTCGGGAGACGTGCGTGTCTGCTGTCATAACTGGTCCAACATCGTGGGAAATGTGACGAGGAACTCGCTGGACGAGATATGGAAAGGTACCGCGATCGCCGCGATACGATCCGCAGTCAAGCGGCTGGACTTCAAGCGGGGCTGTCAGTTCTGCGAGTGGCACCTGAGCACACGACAGTTCCTCCATGCGCCCATTACCAAGTGGGATAAGTTCACCGTGACCTCCGAGACCCCGGAGTGGCCGAAGCTCATGGAGTTTTCCATCAGCAACCAGTGCAATCTTGAATGCGTCATGTGCGACGGAAAGTCTTCTTCCGCAATCCGTCAGCGACGTGAAAAGCTGCCCCCGATTCCCCGGGTCTACGGCGATAAGTTCTTTGAGGAGCTCCGCAGTTATCTCCCGCATCTGCAGCAAGCCAAGTTTCTCGGAGGCGAACCGTTTCTCCAAACGGAGTGCTTCCGAGTCTGGGAGATGCTGCTTGAAGAGCGCATCCGCTTACCCGTGACCGTGACGACGAACGGCACACACTATAACTCGCAGGTCGAGAGGGTCCTGGATTCGATGCCGGTTGGGATCGTTGTCTCGCTCGACGCGATGTCCAAAGAGACCTACGAAGACATCCGGGTAAACGCCGATCATGGCAAAGTCATGGAAAATGTGAGGCGCTTCCGAAGCTACTCCAGGCTCAACAAAACGACCTTCGGATTGACCTACTGCCTGATGCGGCGGAACTGGCAGGAGTTCGCAGATTTCTGTGTATTTTGCGAGCAGATGGAGTGCGTGGTGTGGGTGAATATCGTCCGCCGCCCGCCACACCTGAGCCTTTATACGCTTGATGCTGACGATCTCAGCCAAATCGTAGACATCATGGAGAAACAGGGACACATGCTCAAGTTGGCGATGGGGGGAAATTATCCTGTTTGGGAGAATGAAATTGACCGGCTGAGGAAGCGTTGCCTCGGCGTGATCCCTCCCAACGTGCAAGTCATTCAGGGAGCTGCCATTCAATGA
- a CDS encoding glycosyltransferase family 9 protein — protein sequence MRRFLLYCNYGPSANVMLTAAVRDLHKLSPGQFETDVRTDCPEIWLNNPYLSKLDEHDPDVVPLDCPPPSRSEKEQASFRLLPGLLQYFSVLPGVNIRPTIFRGDLHLSRKERSWFSQVQELTGDRIPFWLLSTGGGSKASTKRWPPDRYQAVVDEFRDRILFVQVGTGKDDGEALNSVIDLRGKTDLRQLVRLVHHAQGVLTSPNLLMHLAAAIDTSNFAPNRACTVVAGGSQSFHWQRYPTHQFLHTIGALPCCETTGCNRTLTHFIGDEQKFESAQDLCVDPLGNVARCMNMLDTAAVVRAIQRYFDGGLLSYLSNDEMRVARRTLVALDDRQDGTVFEETADEWQHAAIAQAPS from the coding sequence ATGCGGCGATTCCTTCTTTATTGCAATTACGGCCCAAGTGCCAACGTCATGCTGACGGCTGCCGTCCGCGATCTGCACAAGTTGTCCCCTGGGCAGTTCGAGACAGACGTCCGTACCGACTGCCCGGAGATATGGCTCAACAACCCCTACCTTTCGAAACTGGACGAGCACGATCCGGATGTAGTTCCTCTTGACTGCCCGCCCCCGTCCCGATCGGAGAAGGAACAGGCATCGTTTCGGCTATTGCCGGGACTACTGCAATACTTCTCCGTACTGCCCGGGGTCAACATCAGGCCAACGATCTTCCGGGGCGATCTTCATCTCTCTCGAAAAGAACGGTCATGGTTTTCCCAGGTCCAGGAGCTCACCGGCGACAGAATCCCATTCTGGTTGTTATCTACCGGCGGAGGTTCGAAAGCGAGCACCAAAAGGTGGCCTCCCGACAGGTACCAGGCAGTCGTTGACGAGTTCCGCGATCGCATCCTTTTTGTCCAGGTTGGGACTGGCAAGGACGACGGAGAGGCCCTCAACTCGGTCATCGATCTACGCGGGAAGACTGATCTGCGTCAGCTGGTCCGTCTGGTGCATCACGCGCAGGGGGTGCTCACTTCGCCGAATCTATTGATGCATCTTGCCGCCGCTATCGATACGAGCAACTTCGCCCCGAACCGAGCCTGTACGGTCGTCGCCGGAGGTAGTCAATCCTTTCACTGGCAGCGGTATCCGACGCACCAGTTTCTGCACACGATCGGCGCGCTTCCCTGCTGCGAAACCACGGGCTGCAATAGAACTCTCACTCACTTCATCGGCGACGAACAGAAGTTCGAATCGGCGCAAGATCTTTGTGTCGATCCACTCGGCAACGTGGCGCGATGCATGAACATGCTGGACACGGCCGCTGTGGTTCGCGCAATCCAACGCTACTTCGACGGTGGACTCCTCAGCTACCTCTCAAACGACGAGATGAGGGTGGCGCGGCGGACACTTGTCGCCCTGGACGATCGGCAGGACGGAACTGTCTTCGAAGAGACCGCAGACGAATGGCAACATGCCGCAATAGCACAGGCTCCTTCATGA